The following coding sequences are from one Neurospora crassa OR74A linkage group I, whole genome shotgun sequence window:
- a CDS encoding assembly factor cbp-4 — translation MAAKKPVNWWLWTKMLLGGAAICVGGPAFTYWLTPTDEELFQKYNPELQKRSLERRFERQQEFDDFVTKLKEYSKSDKPIWTVQAEAEEKERQQRASVQKSLALADEVKARKEAMRREAGLPLEK, via the exons ATGGCCGCCAAAAAGCCAGTCAACTGGTGGCTCTGGACCAAGATGTTGCTCGG TGGAGCAGCAATCTGCGTCGGCGGTCCTGCATTCACCTACTGGCTCACCCCGACAGACGAGGAGCTCTTCCAAAAGTATAACCCGGAGCTGCAGAAGAGGAGTCTGGAGAGGCGGTTCGAGCGTCAGCAGGAGTTTGACGACTTTGTCACCAAGTTGAAGGAGTACTCCAAGTCTGATAAGCCAA TCTGGACGGTTcaggccgaggccgaggaaaaagagagacaGCAGCGGGCGTCGGTGCAGAAGAGTCTGGCATTGGCGGATGAGGTGAAGGCTAGGAAAGAGGCTATGAGGCGTGAGGCCGGTCTTCCGCTTGAGAAGTAG
- a CDS encoding 60S ribosomal protein L24 has protein sequence MRTYDDTFSGQRIYPGKGKLYVRGDSKIFRFQNGKSESLFLQRKNPRRIAWTVLYRRQHKKGISEEVAKKRSRRTVKAQRAIVGASLEVIKERRSMRPEARSAARLAAIKESKAKKQETQAAKKAEKAKNAANPKARVTSKQGAKGAPVKVAAKSR, from the exons ATGAGAACGTACGACGATACCTTCTCCGGCCAGAGGATCTACCCTGGAAAG GGTAAGCTGTACGTCCGTGGCGACAGCAAGATCTTCCGTTTCCAGAACGGCAAGTCCGAGTCGCTTTTCCTCCAGCGCAAGAACCCCCGCCGCATTGCCTGGACTGTCCTCTACCGCCGCCAGCACAAGAAGGGTATCTCTGAG GAGGTCGCCAAGAAGCGCTCCCGCCGTACCGTCAAGGCCCAGCGTGCCATCGTCGGTGCCTCCCTCGAGGTGATCAAGGAGCGCCGCTCCATGCGCCCTGAGGCCCGCTCCGCCGCTCGTCTCGCCGCCATCAAGGAgtccaaggccaagaagcagGAGACTCAGgccgccaagaaggctgagaaggccaagaacgCTGCCAACCCCAAGGCCCGTGTCACCTCCAAGCAGGGTGCCAAGGGTGCGCCCGTCAAGGTCGCTGCCAAGTCCCGTTAA
- a CDS encoding F-box protein pof7 — MDTSGEANPDLESFREQWRAEVRARRPTTQASSSSSQQQPPAPPPPPPPHQQQPTPSAAELAAEHHLHPRKPPPAPAKKAAAPRQDYEDDYVQPRSFDSPNDEAAAASTSTQGEWTVKKTTKDPVTALDHYEKAVEREAAGSLGDSLKLYRKAFRMDDSVDQKYKNKYFPKSKAKPPATASPGTAGGAESAATAPSSAEQPQTMKELINSFAGVAIEPEGPPVEGMPPPPCPIASLPEELLVHIMRDVAILDVADFVRLAQVCKRFAFLVATEDRIWRRICLGDEFGFGSMHYHWQRQITWEPLTEEDLLTEFEEQMQAQEKARAEKAAELDTGAADEDDDGKTAETPDVSLLLPLTPQQRAEKHAEESRATTLVFYKTVYNSSWLRMWRLRPRIRFNGCYISTVNYIRTGQANANATTWGSPVHIVTYYRYLRFFRDGTAISLLTTAEPADVVYHLTREAMALHAGKRQAGNNTALTHLPSAPMQYALKGRWRLASAADNPAAPLNEIEGDLIVETEGVGKYIYRLDLTLKSAGKMGAKNNKLVWRGFYNYDRMTDDWGEFTLKHDKPFFFSRVKSYGVLGE; from the exons ATGGATACATCCGGAGAAGCCAATCCCGACCTCGAGTCTTTCCGTGAGCAATGGAGAGCAGAGGTTCGGGCTAGACGGCCAACAACCCAagcctcatcttcttcttcccaacagcaaccacccgcaccgccaccgccaccaccaccacatcaacagcaaccaaCACCATCTGCAGCTGAGCTTGCGGCAGAACACCATCTTCACCCTCGGAAACCTCCACCAGCACCGGCCAAAAAGGCTGCTGCACCACGTCAGGACTACGAAGACGACTATGTTCAGCCGAGGTCTTTTGATTCACCGAACGATGAAGCTGCAGCCGCGTCCACATCGACACAAGGGGAATGGACGGTAAAGAAAACAACAAAGGATCCGGTCACAGCGCTTGATCATTATGAGAAAGCTGTGGAGAGAGAGGCTGCGGGCAGCTTGGGTGATAGTTTGAAGCTTTATAGGAAGGCGTTCAGG ATGGACGATAGCGTGGATCAGAAATACAAGAACAAGTACTTTCCCAAGTCAAAGGCGAAGCCGCCTGCGACGGCTTCTCCTGGTACTGCTGGCGGTGCGGAGAGTGCTGCCACCGCGCCATCATCAGCGGAACAGCCGCAGACCATGAAGGAGCTGATCAACAGCTTCGCAGGGGTAGCGATCGAGCCGGAAGGTCCTCCCGTAGAAGGGATGCCACCGCCTCCGTGTCCCATTGCCTCTCTTCCCGAAGAGCTTCTGGTTCACATCATGCGTGACGTGGCAATTCTGGACGTTGCTGACTTTGTCCGTCTTGCGCAAGTTTGTAAGAGGTTCGCTTTTTTGGTCGCCACTGAAGATCGAATTTGGCGACGCATCTGCTTGGGCGACGAGTTCGGGTTTGGTAGCATGCATTATCACTGGCAGCGGCAAATTACTTGGGAGCCGCTGACGGAAGAAGACCTTCTCACCGAATTCGAGGAGCAAATGCAAGCACAGGAGAAAGCCCGAGCAGAAAAGGCCGCGGAGCTCGACACGGGCGCTgcggatgaagatgatgatggaaaaaCCGCAGAGACCCCGGACGTTTCCCTGCTACTCCCCTTGACCCCCCAACAACGAGCAGAAAAGCACGCAGAAGAATCGCGAGCCACCACCCTAGTCTTCTACAAGACCGTCTACAACTCCAGTTGGCTACGCATGTGGCGTCTCCGTCCCCGCATCCGCTTCAATGGCTGCTACATCAGCACCGTGAACTACATTCGCACCGGCCAGGCCAATGCTAACGCCACCACCTGGGGTAGCCCCGTGCACATCGTCACCTACTACCGCTACCTGCGCTTCTTCCGTGACGGTACCGCCATCAGCCTgctcaccaccgccgagcCCGCCGACGTCGTCTACCACCTCACCCGCGAGGCCATGGCGCTGCATGCCGGTAAGAGGCAGGCCGGTAACAACACCGCGCTTACACACCTCCCCAGCGCGCCGATGCAGTACGCCCTTAAGGGCCGCTGGCGTTTGGCCTCGGCGGCGGATAACCCGGCTGCTCCTTTGAATGAGATCGAAGGCGATTTGATTGTTGAGACAGAGGGCGTGGGCAAGTACATATATCGCTTGGACCTGACGCTGAAGTCGGCGGGCAAGATGGGAGCTAAGAACAACAAGCTTGTTTGGAGGGGGTTTTATAACTATGATAGGATGACGGATGATTGGGGCGAGTTTACACTGAAGCATGATAAGCCGTTCTTCTTCAGTCGGGTCAAGAGCTATGGGGTTTTGGGGGAGTAG
- a CDS encoding tRNA-specific adenosine deaminase, variant — MKCLPASKLPQANGVAIHDWHAEILAIRAFNRFILEECKRLALQGDGASQSEFIYRRITTQHENQGQQGTAEVWQGQPFAWREDVSLHMYCSEAPCGDASMELIMAAQDDASPWEVPSPTPGDLPAQAQAPTPASADDPPLPGRAYFSQLGIVRRKPSRGDAPPSLSKSCSDKLALKQVTSLLSSLTSALVSPANAYLSSVIFPASQYSAVACSRCFSSSSADGGRMAPLLDTSVSAKLEAAGYVFREFRVETTKMEFAFSRRAILPPNNSSSKDMTDMADVKDTKPKKLIASNLATSWTLNGPRDGEGLVGGVLQGRKQFDLRGASLVSRRKMWTLAREVCSMMALNDDGEIKRVLGSTNLVYDEIKDGSSLLEGRRRAKEETKRVALKGWVRNTRGGSFKLE, encoded by the exons ATGAAGTGCCTTCCGGCATCCAAGCTGCCCCAAGCCAACGGAGTGGCCATTCATGACTGGCACGCCGAGATACTTGCTATACGAGCTTTCAACCGGTTCATCCTCGAAGAGTGTAAACGCCTCGCTCTTCAGGGGGATGGTGCATCGCAATCCGAGTTCATCTACCGAAGGATAACAACCCAACATGAAAACCAAGGACAGCAAGGAACAGCAGAAGTATGGCAAGGACAACCGTTCGCCTGGAGGGAAGATGTGAGCTTACACATGTACTGCTCCGAAGCGCCTT GCGGGGACGCAAGCATGGAACTAATCATGGCCGCCCAAGACGACGCCTCGCCCTGGGAAGTCCCATCCCCAACACCAGGAGACCTGCCAGCCCAAGCACAAGCACCAACCCCAGCATCAGCAGACGacccccctctccccggCCGCGCCTACTTCTCTCAACTCGGAATCGTACGCCGCAAGCCCTCACGCGGCGACGCCCCTCCCAGCTTATCCAAGTCCTGCTCCGACAAACTTGCCCTTAAACAAGTCACCTCGCTTCTGTCCTCTCTCACCAGCGCTTTGGTCTCGCCTGCAAACGCATACCTGTCCAGCGTCATCTTTCCCGCGTCTCAGTATTCTGCCGTGGCTTGTAGTCGGtgtttctcttcttcatctgctGATGGGGGGCGGATGGCACCCTTACTTGACACGAGCGTGAGCGCGAAGCTGGAGGCTGCAGGATATGTCTTTCGGGAGTTTAGGGTTgagacgacgaagatggaGTTTGCATTTTCTAGGAGGGCTATACTCCCTCCAAATAATTCCTCCTCTAAAGATATGACGGACATGGCAGACGTCAAGGACACAAAGCCAAAGAAGCTCATAGCTAGCAACCTTGCGACATCATGGACGCTCAACGGCCCGCGCGATGGGGAGGGTTTGGTGGGTGGCGTGTTGCAGGGCCGGAAGCAGTTTGATTTACGGGGAGCGAGTCTGGTCTCTCGGCGGAAGATGTGGACTTTGGCGAGGGAGGTTTGTTCGATGATGGCGCTCAACGACGATGGCGAGATCAAGCGAGTCCTGGGAAGTACGAACCTTGTGTATGATGAGATCAAGGATGGAAGTAGCTTGCTTGAGGGGAGACGGAGGGCAAAGGAGGAGACGAAAAGGGTGGCGTTGAAAGGGTGGGTAAGGAATACTAGGGGTGGAAGCTTTAAACTTGAGTAA
- a CDS encoding nascent polypeptide-associated complex beta subunit yields the protein MSDVQERLKKLGASARIGIGKGTPRRKVKRAPARSAGDDKKLQATLKKVNVQPIQAIEEVNMFKSDGNVIHFAAPKVHAAVPANTFAIYGNGEDKELTELVPGILNQLGPDSLASLRKLAESYQNMQKNEKDAEEDDIPDLVAGENFESKVE from the exons ATGTCGGATGTTCAGGAGCGTTTGAAGAAGCTGGGCGCCTCGGCCCGTATCGGTAT TGGCAAGGGTACTCCCCGCAGAAAGGTCAAGAGAGCGCCTGCCCGCTCCGCTGGCGATGACAAGAAGCTCCAGGCCACCCTCAAGAAGGTCAATGTTCAGCCCATCCAGGCCATCGAGGAGGTGAACATGTTCAAGAGCGACGGCAACGTCATCCACTTCGCCGCCCCTAAGG TTCACGCCGCTGTCCCTGCCAACACTTTCGCCATCTACGGCAACGGTGAGGACAAGGAGCTCACTGAGCTCGTCCCCGGTATCCTTAACCAGCTCGGCCCCGACTCTCTCGCTTCCCTCCGCAAGCTTGCCGAGAGCTACCAGAACATGCAGAAGAACGAGAAGGAcgctgaggaggatgataTCCCCGATCTCGTTGCCGGCGAGAACTTCGAGAGCAAGGTCGAGTAA